Part of the candidate division WOR-3 bacterium genome is shown below.
TCATACTCTAATTATATTCCAATTGGAGTATAAAAATCAAAAAAAATTAAAAGTATCCTAAATTTTTCAGTCTTTCTTTTATTTTCTTGATTTCTTCTTTTGTTAGTTCAATTTCCTCTTTATCTTTTTCTTTTATGGAGAGTAAATCTCTGAGAACATAGATTACAAATTCATTAACACTTCTAAAACCCGTTCCTTCTATAATTTTCTTTAATTTCTCATAAAGAGGGCGTGGAATTTTTATTGTAACCTTATCTTTCAATTTTCATTTACAATTTTTTTAACTTCTTCAGAATCAAGAACTTCTTTTTCAAGTAGAACCTGTGCCAGTTTATTAAGGGCATTTACTTTACTCCTTAAAATCTCTTCCGCCCTTTTTTCAGCCTCCTCTACAATTCTTTTTACTTCCTCATCAATCATTTCACTTATCTTTTCACTAATTCCTCTTTTGAGCGAGAGTTCTCTCCCTAAGAATATTTCCTCATCCTCTTTTGCAAAAGAAACAGGTCCAATTTTCTCACTCATTCCCCACTCTCCTACCATTTTCCTTGCTATCTGGGTTGCCATTTCTATATCATTTGCTGCTCCTGTTGAAAGGGTATTAAAAACAATTTTTTCAGCCACTCTACCTCCCATTAAAACTGTTAACTGGTCAAGGAGATATTCCTTTGGATAAATGTGCCTATCATCCTTTGGAAGCTGCTGTGTAACTCCAAGAGCTTGACCCCTCGGAATTATTGTAACTTTATGAATTGGGTCCGCATTTGGCAAAAGAACTGATAAAATTGCATGTCCTGATTCATGATAAGCAACCTGCTCCCTTTCTCTTTGTGAAAGGACCATACTTTTCCTTGCAACACCCATCAAAATTTTATCCTTTGCCTCTTCAAAGTCTTCCATTGTAATTTTTTCCTTTCCCTTCCTTGCTGCTAAGAGTGCTGCTTCATTAACAAGATTTGCAAGATCAGCACCGGAAAAACCAGGTGTTCCCTTCGCAATAACTCCAAAATCAACATCCTCTCCAAGAGGTTTATTTTTCGAATGTATTTTTATTATCTCTTCCCTTCCCTTTACATCAGGAATAGGAAGGACTATTCTTCTATCAAATCTTCCAGGTCTCAAAAGGGCGGGGTCTAAAATATCAGGTCTATTGGTAGCAGCCATAACAATTATTCCTTCCCTTGGATCAAATCCGTCCATTTCAACAAGAATCTGATTTAAAGTTTGTTCCCTTTCATCATGACCACCACCCAAACCTGCTCCTCTTAACCTTCCAACTGCATCAATCTCATCAATAAATATAATACAGGGAGCATTTTTCCTCGCCTGTTCAAATAAATCCCTTACCCTTGCTGCACCAACACCAACAAATAATTCAACAAAGTCAGAACCTGATATTGAAAGAAAAGGAACTCCTGCTTCTCCAGCAACAGCTCTTGCAAGAAGTGTCTTACCTGTTCCAGGTGGTCCAACAAGTAATACTCCCTTTGGAATCTTGGCTCCCAATTTCTGAAATTTCTGGGGACTCTTTAAAAATTCAACAACTTCTTTTAACTCCTCCTTTGCCTCATCACAACCTGCTACATCATTAAAGGTTACATCTGGTTTTTTATCTGTTATCAACTTTGCCCTTACCTTTATAAAGGAAAAGGCTTTTGAATTCCCAGCCTGAATCTGTCTAAAAAATAAAAACCATATTCCAAGAAAAACTAAAAGCCAGGGAAGATAACCTAAAAGAATATCAATAAAGGGACTTTTAACCTTTGTTTCAACCTCAACCTTCTTTTTGACAAGAAAATCAAGAATATCAGGCTTTTCCATCGGAAGAGAAAGCTTAAATTCTGTAAAATTTAAACCCTTAACCTCTTTTGGATTTTTAAAATAACCCTGAAGTTCTTTTTCTGATACAATTACTTTTTTTATGTTGCCTTTCTCAACTTCCTGAATGAATTCAGAATAGGTTATATTTAAAACTTTTAAATTTTTCTCTGTATAATAAGCTAAAAATAATGCTACAAGAACAAAAATACCTATCCATACAATAATTTGAGTTAAATTTAAAACCTTTTCCCTTTTATCTTTATCATTCATTTTCCATACCTTTCAATTTCTTCTTCTGTGAGTCCATATACATCTTTAAAATACCTGAATTTTTCGTTATAATCAAGACCATAACCCACAAGAAATTTATTTGGAACTTTAAAACCTATTATATCAACATCCAAATTAACTTCCCTCCTTTCATACTTATCAAGAAATACAACTATTTTTAATGACCTTGGTTTTCTTTTCAAAATATCATTTTTTAGAAATTTAAGAGTATGACCTGTATCCACAATATCCTCAATAAGTATAACATCCCTACCTTCAATATCAATGGGGAGATCCCACATTATTCTTACATCCTCTGCTTTTATTTTTGACTTTTTTCCGTAACTTGAAAGCCTTATAAATTCAAGTGTGCAATCTATACCCATTTCCCTTACAAGGTCAGCAAGAAACACAAAACCACCTTTTAAAACTCCTATAAGCACAGGATTTTTATCCTTATATTCCTTTTTTAAAATCCTTGCAATTTCCTTAACCCTTTTTTTAATTTCTTTTTCCTTTAAAATTATTTCCATTTTAGAACCTCAATTTTTAAGTCCTTTCCCTTGATAAAAGGTTTAAAACCTTCAATCCATACAATTTTTCCCTTATATTCAAGAACTAAAATATAATCCCTTAAATAGAAAGGGACCTTTTTATTTTCAAAAAATTTTTTTAATTTTAAATCCTTTTTACCTTCAATATCAATAAGGTCACAAGGCTTTCTAAATCTTAACTTTGCCTCATTTAAAAGATACAAAGGTAAAAAACCTTCCTTATCATTTATTTCAACTTTTACCCTTAAACCTTTTATTATCTCATATTCCCCTTCTCTCAAGGGAATTTCAAAATTAGGTATTTTTTTCATAAAAAGAACATAATCTCCCTTTGAAACAAAAAATAAATCCTTTTTAATTTCAATTTTACCTCCTTTATCAAGAATTTCTTCTATATTTAAAAGCATTTCCCTTTTTAATTCCTCTTCAAAACCAAATTCAAATAAAATATTCTTCAACAATTCTCTTTTTTTAAAAGAAGAACTCGCTATAATTTTTTCCCTATTTATTCTCATAAAAAAAGGAGTTTTTTCCTCAACATATTCTTTAATTTCCTTCTTTATATTTTCTTCATAAAAATTACTTTCTTCAATTATTCTTATATAAAACTTCTTAAACTTTGATAGAGAAAAATTAAATTCTCTAAAAATTTCAGGAATTAAAATATGCCTTATTTTATTTCTTGTTCTTTGAAGAGTGTAATTTTCAATGTCTATGTGGTAGGAAATATCATTATTTTTTAAAATCTTTATAATTTTATCCCTTGGTATTAAAATTAGGGGTCTTATTAATTTCTTATATTTTGGTTTTATAGGTGGATTTAAAAGAGAAAAACCTTCCCTCAAAAATCTTAAAAGAAAAGTTTCAAGGGCATCGTTTAAGGTGTGGGCTGTTGCAATTTTATTAAAACCCTCTTTTTCTGAGACTTCGCTAAGTAAAGTATATCTTTTAACTCTTCCTGCTTCCTCTATATTCAACTTATTATCTTTTGCAAATTTTTTTATATCTTCCTCAAATATAAAAATTTTTAAACCTAAATTAGAGGCAAAATCTCTTGCTTTTTCAGGGGGTAAACTGCCTTCAAGTTTGTGAAATAAATAAAAAAGTGAAATTTCAAGAAAAAATTTTTTTTTTAAATTTAAAAGAACATAGGTTAAAAAAGTGGAATCAGGTCCACCTGAATAGGAAATTAAAATCCTATCTTTTTTTTCAATTAAATCAAAACTTTCAATTGCTTCAAAAACTTCCTCCGGAATCTCAAAATTCTTTAAATTCTTCATCCTTTGATGCGGATACATACTTAATTTTTAAACCTGTCTCCCTTTCAATAAAGAATAGGAATTCTCGCAAATTTTTATCATTTAAATCAGGTTCGAAACTACTAAATTCCTTGTATACAGGTTTTACTTCATATAGTTCAAAAGGCAAAGCAGGAGGAAATTTAAGTCTTTTACCATTAAGCTCATACTCAACGCAAACTTTTATCTTTTCTAAACCTCTTAAAACATCTATTTTTGTAATTACAAGCTCTGTCGCCCCAACTATTCTTATCGCATATCTTAAAAGAGGAAGGTCAAGCCATCCACATCTTCTCGGCCTACCTGTTGTTGCTCCGTATTCCTCTCCTTTCTCCCTTAAATACTCTCCCACTTCACCCTTTTCCTCTGTTGGAAACGGTCCTTCCCCCACCCTTGTATTATAACATTTAAAAACTCCTATTATTCTTTTTATTTTCCATGGTGCAACACCTGTCGATAGAGAAATTGACCCAGAGACTGTATGAGAAGATGTTACATAGGGATAAGTTCCAAGACAAGTATCAAGAAGAGCCCCTTGAGCACCTTCAAAAAGCATTACTTCCCCTTTTTCTTCCTTTTCCTTTATAAAAAGAATACCATCTGTTAAAAATTCCTTAATTTTAAAAAAATACTCATTATATTTTTCAAAGAGCTCCTCACAGGGAATCATCGGTCTTCCAAATCTTGCACCCCTTATCTCACTTGCAAATTCCCACAATTCCTTAAATTTTTTAAAGGCTAAATCCTTGTTTTTAAACTCTCCTATTTTTAATGCCTTCCTTGCAATTAGATCCCTATAAGCAGGTCCTATGCCCCTTCCAGTTGTTCCTATTTTGTGTTCTTTTTTTTTATCCTCCTCTAAAATATCCTCTTCTTTATGAAAACTAAAAACAATTGGAGTTCTTTCGTCTATAAAAAGTCTTCCTTTTACAGAAATATTTTTTTTATTTAAATTTTCAATCTCATTTATAAGTGCTTCAGGATCAAGAACACACCCACAGGAGATTAAAGCTTTTTTATCTGGACAGAGTATACTGGAGGGAATCTGATGAAGAACTATTTTATCTCCATTTCTATATACAGTATGTCCTGCATTTGCTCCTCCCTGGAATCTAATTCCTATTTTATACTCATTTCTAAGGGCATCTATAATTTTTCCCTTTCCTTCATCTCCCCATTGAAGACCTATAATTGCAAGGAATTTTGAGTTCATGTATTTTAATTATAACTTTTTATAACTTAAAATTTAAAATATGAACAGCGCCAGGGTAGCTCAACCGGTAGAGCATCGCATTCGTAATGCGAAGGTTGCGGGTTCAATTCCCGTCCCTGGCTCTAATAACTTCCTCTCCTGAGCCTATTTTTCACTGTTAGCGGTCTAAGAGGAATTTCACTTTTATCTCTCACCCCAGAATATGTTTTAAGAGTTGCAGCCAGTTTCTGTAATCTCTATGAAACCCCTTTTTTAATTGTAGGAAGGGATTCAAGACCCTCTGGAAGATATTTCATTCATGCTGTGATTTCAGCGGCACTTTCAAAGGGCAAAAAGGTTCTTGACTCTAAAATTGTCCCCACTCCAACACTTGTTTATTCTGTCAAAAATAGAGAAAAAGAATCCTCTGGTATTATTGTTACAGCCTCTCACAATCCACCTGAATGGAATGCTTTAAAATTTGTTCATCCAGAAGGGAGATTTTTATTTGAAGAGGAAATTGAAAGACTTAAAAAAGAAATCAGATTTTTTAACTGGGAAAAAACTTTTAATGTTGGAACATTTAAACCCTTTGATCCCATGGAAGAGCATATAAAGGGAATTATTGA
Proteins encoded:
- a CDS encoding CopG family transcriptional regulator, translating into MKDKVTIKIPRPLYEKLKKIIEGTGFRSVNEFVIYVLRDLLSIKEKDKEEIELTKEEIKKIKERLKNLGYF
- the ftsH gene encoding ATP-dependent zinc metalloprotease FtsH — encoded protein: MNDKDKREKVLNLTQIIVWIGIFVLVALFLAYYTEKNLKVLNITYSEFIQEVEKGNIKKVIVSEKELQGYFKNPKEVKGLNFTEFKLSLPMEKPDILDFLVKKKVEVETKVKSPFIDILLGYLPWLLVFLGIWFLFFRQIQAGNSKAFSFIKVRAKLITDKKPDVTFNDVAGCDEAKEELKEVVEFLKSPQKFQKLGAKIPKGVLLVGPPGTGKTLLARAVAGEAGVPFLSISGSDFVELFVGVGAARVRDLFEQARKNAPCIIFIDEIDAVGRLRGAGLGGGHDEREQTLNQILVEMDGFDPREGIIVMAATNRPDILDPALLRPGRFDRRIVLPIPDVKGREEIIKIHSKNKPLGEDVDFGVIAKGTPGFSGADLANLVNEAALLAARKGKEKITMEDFEEAKDKILMGVARKSMVLSQREREQVAYHESGHAILSVLLPNADPIHKVTIIPRGQALGVTQQLPKDDRHIYPKEYLLDQLTVLMGGRVAEKIVFNTLSTGAANDIEMATQIARKMVGEWGMSEKIGPVSFAKEDEEIFLGRELSLKRGISEKISEMIDEEVKRIVEEAEKRAEEILRSKVNALNKLAQVLLEKEVLDSEEVKKIVNEN
- the hpt gene encoding hypoxanthine phosphoribosyltransferase — protein: MEIILKEKEIKKRVKEIARILKKEYKDKNPVLIGVLKGGFVFLADLVREMGIDCTLEFIRLSSYGKKSKIKAEDVRIMWDLPIDIEGRDVILIEDIVDTGHTLKFLKNDILKRKPRSLKIVVFLDKYERREVNLDVDIIGFKVPNKFLVGYGLDYNEKFRYFKDVYGLTEEEIERYGK
- a CDS encoding adenylosuccinate synthase; translated protein: MNSKFLAIIGLQWGDEGKGKIIDALRNEYKIGIRFQGGANAGHTVYRNGDKIVLHQIPSSILCPDKKALISCGCVLDPEALINEIENLNKKNISVKGRLFIDERTPIVFSFHKEEDILEEDKKKEHKIGTTGRGIGPAYRDLIARKALKIGEFKNKDLAFKKFKELWEFASEIRGARFGRPMIPCEELFEKYNEYFFKIKEFLTDGILFIKEKEEKGEVMLFEGAQGALLDTCLGTYPYVTSSHTVSGSISLSTGVAPWKIKRIIGVFKCYNTRVGEGPFPTEEKGEVGEYLREKGEEYGATTGRPRRCGWLDLPLLRYAIRIVGATELVITKIDVLRGLEKIKVCVEYELNGKRLKFPPALPFELYEVKPVYKEFSSFEPDLNDKNLREFLFFIERETGLKIKYVSASKDEEFKEF
- the tilS gene encoding tRNA lysidine(34) synthetase TilS; protein product: MKNLKNFEIPEEVFEAIESFDLIEKKDRILISYSGGPDSTFLTYVLLNLKKKFFLEISLFYLFHKLEGSLPPEKARDFASNLGLKIFIFEEDIKKFAKDNKLNIEEAGRVKRYTLLSEVSEKEGFNKIATAHTLNDALETFLLRFLREGFSLLNPPIKPKYKKLIRPLILIPRDKIIKILKNNDISYHIDIENYTLQRTRNKIRHILIPEIFREFNFSLSKFKKFYIRIIEESNFYEENIKKEIKEYVEEKTPFFMRINREKIIASSSFKKRELLKNILFEFGFEEELKREMLLNIEEILDKGGKIEIKKDLFFVSKGDYVLFMKKIPNFEIPLREGEYEIIKGLRVKVEINDKEGFLPLYLLNEAKLRFRKPCDLIDIEGKKDLKLKKFFENKKVPFYLRDYILVLEYKGKIVWIEGFKPFIKGKDLKIEVLKWK